Proteins from a single region of Cydia strobilella chromosome 2, ilCydStro3.1, whole genome shotgun sequence:
- the LOC134748680 gene encoding uncharacterized protein LOC134748680, producing the protein MWAVARMRKNAPRRPIASTTAENKSAHYSPITLTSPLVIEESHRASHHNLEAPFSTLEVERARRESTPSTSKIDEPAKIPAVCKQCKSKGMTCMRSCPRAKKNVNTASNTD; encoded by the exons AATGCTCCAAGACGACCCATTGCATCTACGACTGCTGAAAATAAAAGTGCACAC TACTCTCCGATCACGCTAACATCGCCCTTAGTGATTGAGGAGTCTCATCGAGCTTCTCACCACAATCTCGAGGCCCCTTTCTCCACGCTGGAGGTCGAAAGAGCCCGTAGAGAATCTACAC CTTCAACGAGCAAAATAGACGAACCCGCCAAGATTCCGGCGGTGTGCAAGCAATGCAAGTCTAAAGGAATGACTTGCATGCGATCATGTCCCAGagctaaaaaaaatgttaacactGCTAGCAATACGGACTGA